In Candidatus Hinthialibacter antarcticus, the DNA window CAAATCCCCTTTGGTCAACGTGGTGAGATAAGGCGCGTGATGGGCCATGATTCCAACCGAACCCTCATACGCCGGCGCCATAACGGACACAACCTCGCCCTCGAACAGCGTGGCTTCGTGAGACAAAACGCGGAATATATATGTTGACGCCATAATTCGTTTAGGCTCTCAATCTTCGTGTCTAGGCCGCAGCCATTTTCTTCGCGTTGTCGACGACTTCATCCAACGTTCCGCACATATAGAACGCTTG includes these proteins:
- a CDS encoding F0F1 ATP synthase subunit epsilon; this encodes MASTYIFRVLSHEATLFEGEVVSVMAPAYEGSVGIMAHHAPYLTTLTKGDLMVRVSDDEVHNFVVDGGVLEVSGGEAVLLTESIEEKK